One genomic region from Salvelinus fontinalis isolate EN_2023a unplaced genomic scaffold, ASM2944872v1 scaffold_1504, whole genome shotgun sequence encodes:
- the LOC129849498 gene encoding 28S ribosomal protein S33, mitochondrial-like — protein MHQFQGPTSPACIFGDVARPTDDKSMKVVRLFKEPPMAQKKEVYDWYPQHKIYYALTQKLRYMGLFRDEHEDFKEEMRRLRKLRGKGKPKKGEGKRATKKK, from the exons atgcaccAGTTTCAGGGGCCTACGTCACCGGCCT GTATCTTTGGGGATGTGGCGCGTCCTACGGACGACAAGTCCATGAAGGTGGTCCGGCTGTTCAAGGAGCCGCCCATGGCCCAGAAAAAGGAGGTGTATGACTGGTACCCTCAACACAAGATCTACTATGCCCTGACACAGAAGCTACGATACATGGGACTCTTCAG AGATGAGCACGAGGACTTCAAGGAGGAGATGCGTCGGCTGAGGAAACTGAGAGGCAAGGGGAAACCCAAGAAGGGCGAAGGAAAGAGAGCCACCAAGAAGAAATAA